From the genome of Hydrogenophaga sp. BPS33:
CCTCACACTAAACGCCCGCAGAGACCTTTTCGCCCTAGCGAAGCGCTTCGCAGACAGATACTCGTGCGGGTACTCACAGCTCTCTTTCATGCCGCCAGTCAAGACCTGACGCTGCGGAAGCGAGACCACCGAAGGCAGCTGCATGTCCTATCGTGATCCGCAGGCCAGTCGATTGCTCATTTCCGCGCGCCCGCCGAGAAAACGACTCAATGGCGGCCCAGCAAAGGGAGCTCCATTCCGTCGCGAAGGTGCGACGGGACGATGGTGCGAAATGCACCCGCGACCCCAATTACCGTTTCGCGCCCATCACCACTTTGGACCACTGGTGATGCCGACCGACTACGCCGGATCGAGCTTGAAGTCCTTGCGCAGAACCTTGGCGCCGTTGGCATCTTCAAGGTTGTGAATCAGCGCCGGACGAACACCTTCTACGCAGTCGCTATCGACCCACTTTCCGCCCGTGAAGTACGATTGCGTGGTGTGCTCCAGAAAACCGGGAGCACGAATCTTGAAGTGCACGTGAGCCGGCCTCCAAGGATGCCGCCCCATCATCTCGAGCAGCTTGCCGCTCGGCCCGTGATGCGGAATCGGATACGGCGCAGGAACACGGGTGCGAATCCGGTACTCACCGTCTGCACCAATGATCTTCTTACCCCGGTAGGAGTCTTGGGGAAGTTCAGGATCGAAACCGCTGTAATGTCCGTGATTGTCCGAGTGCCACACGAACATTTCCGCGCCCTTAATAGGCTTGCCCGCCAGGTCCGTCACCCGCCCTTCGAGTACCAAAGGCTCGCTGCCATCGTCGAGAGTCTTAATTTCGTCGTTGATGACCGGTACGTTCTCCAGGAAGTACGGTCCCTCGACGTTCGTAGTGGAGCCCTTGCGGTGCTTCATTTCATTGTCAGTGATGGTGGCGTTGAACCACAGATCACAAACCAGAGGGATCTCGTACTCTGGCGCCTTCGCGTACTGCATCAAGAAGCCCACGCCTGCGCGGTATTCCTCGAAAGTGACGTCGTGACGGGACAGGACCTCACGCACCGCTTTCACGATGTCGTAGACCACGGTTTCGACGCGGTTTGCCATGGAGCTCTCCTTTGCGTTGCTCTGGTTGAAGGAATGCGGCGGATTATCGACCTAATGTCTGTCTTTCTAGCCTAGGGTTGACCCTAGGATTGGTGCGCGGCTACGTCGGCTCAGTGGGAAAAACGTACTTAGGCCCATTTGTTCGTTGCGTGTAGACCTTGAGTGCCGCCTTGGCGACAGCAGATGTGCGGCGGATCTGCCAGCGGCCCGCGTGAAATCGGGCGCGCACCGACATACTCTGTGTCGTTCCCCGCGACGCTGACGGGGTTAATCCGCCATCACAGCGACCTCTCGGGCACCACTTTTCCAGTCCGGCACGCGATCAATGCGGCGGGTGCATGCAATCCACGCCAGCTGCAGCGTGCGATGCATACCTCCTCCGGCTCCACCGATCCACATCCCTGCTCGATCTCGCGACCGTGGAATGTACGGACTGCGCGCCTGTTGATCCAATATCATCTTTGGAATCGTGATTACCAAAAAGGTATCGGTGTAGGTCTCTATGGAACTCCGTCACCTCCGGTACTTCGTTACCGTCGCGGAAGAGCGCAGCTTTCGCCGTGCATCACAGCGGCTTCACGTGTCTCAACCGCCCCTATCGCGCATGATCAAGCAGCTCGAAGCGGAAATTGGGGTGGAACTCTTTGATCGCTCTCCGACCGGCGTAGACGTGACTGCGGCAGGTGCGGTGTTCCTGGAGGAGGCAAGGCGGGCGCTCCACGTAGCGAACGACGCGGTTGAGAAATCCCAGCGCGCGGCACGGGGGGATTTCGGCCACATAGAAGTGGCCTACTATGGATCGGTGATCTTTGGCGTGATACCGCGCCTATTGGGCGAGTACCGGCAACTTAAGCCTCGGGTCGCTGTTCGGTTGTCAAGCTTGACGAAGGACCGCCAAATTCGTGCGCTGCGCGAGGGTTGGTTAGACGTTGGCTTTGCTCGCTACTACAGGTCAGAGCCTGATATTGCGTCTGAAATTGTGTGGCGGGAGCCCATCGTCCTTGCCGTGCATGCCGATCACCCACTCACTGGCAACACTAGTGTTGCAATGGCTGAACTGCGCGACGAGCCGTTGATTGTGTTCCCCAGTGCACCTCGCCCCAGCTTTGCCGACGAGCTGCTAGGGGTCTCCTCGTTTTCAGTGCAATAAGTGACGGTACGCAAAGCTAGCACTGGCGCGGGGGTGGTCTGGGTAGACCGTTGATTTCATTGACTTTCCTGTTCGCTTTGTAAACGGGTATGGTGGCCTCCCACTTTTGAGGTTCACGATGCAGGGTTGGCACACAACGTTTTTGGGGATGCGTGGGCTCCCCCGCGATATCAGCGACTTCGAGATGAAGGCATTTTTCACCTTCGATGGTGCCGAGCGCGACGCAATCAATGCACGCCGAGGTGATTCCCACAAGCTTGGTCTGGCGCTCCATATTGGTTTCCTGCGCATGAGTGGGCGTTTGCTCGGTGCCTTTCGGGTAATTCCAGTAGCCTTGTGGCGCCACCTTGGCAACGAGCTTGGCATTGCAGCACCAGAAGTCGCCTCGCTGAGAGCCATGTATGAACGCGGGCGCACGCTATTCGATCACCAACAAGTAGCCTGCACGGTCCTTGGATTCCAGTGGATGAGCGAGCACCAGCGCCGCTCACTGGTACGTGAACTGCGCGACGAAGTGGCGCGCTGCGCCGACCGCGATCAGCTACTCGTGCGGGCGCGTCAATGGCTGTACAAGAACAAGCTGGTGATCGTGCACGAGCGGGCAATTCGGACACTGATTGCGGCGGCACTTGCCCAGCTTGAAGTTGAAACAGGCACCGCCATCGCCGCCAGCGTTGATCCAGCAACACTTGATCGCTGGCGAGCCTCAGTTTCAGAGCTGCGCCCAGATGGACAAACCCAGCAGAGTTGGCTATGGGCTGCACCGGCGAAACACTCAACCCGCCAAATCAGCGAGGTACTGGAGCGCATCGACCTGCTTTACACGCTGGACGTTCATAAGCACCTGGCAGACATCCCCGATCTCATCTTGCGCCGCTACGCGCGCCGACTTGTCTCCAGGCCGCCCTCAGCCGGAGCCAAGATCAAAGAGCCAGCGCGCACCGTGGAGGTCGCATGCTTTCTTCGGTATTGCCTGTTCACCACCACAGACCAGTTGATCCTTATGGTGCAGCGCCGGATCGCCGATCTGTGGCGTCAGGCTGCCGCCGATGTCCCCGCTACCGTCAATTGGGCCGCAATGTACAAAACGCTGCTCGGCGAACTTGTTGCCTTGAGCGCGCAAGGTGCGGTGCCAGATGCTGAGTTGCGTGCCCGTCTTGAAGCCTTGATCACCGAAACCCAGAAACGCAAACCACCGAGCAGGGCCTCCCTGGTCCGCGAGGGATTGATTGATGGAATTCGCCCCGTGCGGTCGTTGCTCGTCGCCATTGCAAAGCTGCCCTGGCAGGCCACCGGCGAGCATCCTGCCATCGAGTACCTTGCCAAGCTGCAAGCTTTATATCTCAAAGGATCCAGAAAGCTGCCAGTTGAAGTGGTGGCACCAAGTCTGGGAATGATCTGGCAGGTTTCGATCTCCAGCCCAGACCGGGAACGGGCGTTTCAGGCGTTGGAGGTGGCCACCCTGTTTGCCCTGCGCCGCGCGGTGCGCAATGGCTCGGTCTGGATTGAGCACAGCCTGAGCTTTCGGGGTCGTGCGCGCTTGTTCTTCACGGACGAGCGTTGGCAGGCAGAGTCCAAGAAACACTATGCCCGTCTATCGTTACCCAGCAAGGCTGCCACTTTCTTGAAGCCTTTGCTGGCCAGAGTAACTGCCGGTGTCGATGCGGTGGCCGCTGCAGCCCGCAGTGGCGTACTGCGCGTGGATGATGAACTCCATTTGTCGCCATTGCCCGCAGAGGACGAAGACCCAGAAGTGACCAAGCTGCGCGCGGCTTTGGATCACCGCATCGGTGAGGTTCAATTGCCGGAAGTGATTCTGGCCGTTGACGCCCAGGTGCGCTTTAGCTGGATCATGCTCGGACGTGAGCCGCGCTCTACCGACGAGCTGCTGATGGTCTATGCCGGCATCATGGCCCACGGCACCAGTCTGACTGCGGTCGAATGCGCGC
Proteins encoded in this window:
- a CDS encoding dioxygenase family protein; the protein is MANRVETVVYDIVKAVREVLSRHDVTFEEYRAGVGFLMQYAKAPEYEIPLVCDLWFNATITDNEMKHRKGSTTNVEGPYFLENVPVINDEIKTLDDGSEPLVLEGRVTDLAGKPIKGAEMFVWHSDNHGHYSGFDPELPQDSYRGKKIIGADGEYRIRTRVPAPYPIPHHGPSGKLLEMMGRHPWRPAHVHFKIRAPGFLEHTTQSYFTGGKWVDSDCVEGVRPALIHNLEDANGAKVLRKDFKLDPA
- a CDS encoding LysR family transcriptional regulator, encoding MELRHLRYFVTVAEERSFRRASQRLHVSQPPLSRMIKQLEAEIGVELFDRSPTGVDVTAAGAVFLEEARRALHVANDAVEKSQRAARGDFGHIEVAYYGSVIFGVIPRLLGEYRQLKPRVAVRLSSLTKDRQIRALREGWLDVGFARYYRSEPDIASEIVWREPIVLAVHADHPLTGNTSVAMAELRDEPLIVFPSAPRPSFADELLGVSSFSVQ
- a CDS encoding Tn3-like element IS1071 family transposase produces the protein MQGWHTTFLGMRGLPRDISDFEMKAFFTFDGAERDAINARRGDSHKLGLALHIGFLRMSGRLLGAFRVIPVALWRHLGNELGIAAPEVASLRAMYERGRTLFDHQQVACTVLGFQWMSEHQRRSLVRELRDEVARCADRDQLLVRARQWLYKNKLVIVHERAIRTLIAAALAQLEVETGTAIAASVDPATLDRWRASVSELRPDGQTQQSWLWAAPAKHSTRQISEVLERIDLLYTLDVHKHLADIPDLILRRYARRLVSRPPSAGAKIKEPARTVEVACFLRYCLFTTTDQLILMVQRRIADLWRQAAADVPATVNWAAMYKTLLGELVALSAQGAVPDAELRARLEALITETQKRKPPSRASLVREGLIDGIRPVRSLLVAIAKLPWQATGEHPAIEYLAKLQALYLKGSRKLPVEVVAPSLGMIWQVSISSPDRERAFQALEVATLFALRRAVRNGSVWIEHSLSFRGRARLFFTDERWQAESKKHYARLSLPSKAATFLKPLLARVTAGVDAVAAAARSGVLRVDDELHLSPLPAEDEDPEVTKLRAALDHRIGEVQLPEVILAVDAQVRFSWIMLGREPRSTDELLMVYAGIMAHGTSLTAVECARMIPQLSATSIRQAMRWARDERRLSQACQAVLEFMQRHPIAATWGRSDLASSDMMTMETTKRVWQARLDPRRNTPSIGIYSHVKDRWGIFHAQPFVLNERQAGVAIEGVIRQEKLETSQLAVDTHGYTDFAMSHARLLGFDLCPRLKELKQRHLFVPRGTKVPAEIAAVCEANVDVALIEKHWDSLVHLAASVMSGHASAVAALARFGSAAQGDPIYEAGVQLGRLLRTAFLADYFVKDAFRNELRRVLNRGEAVNALKRAIYTGRISPAQAKRVDEMQAVADALSLMANIVMAWNTSQMQAVLDRWSNRRQVIPPELIGKIAPTRLESINLRGVFRFPVDRYADQILPSRPNASITGTNG